AAACAAGCAAAATTAGCCTCGTCTTCAAAATAATAAACCGGCAGTTCCGAAATGGAGTAAGACTTAAGTCGCTTATCCGGATTCACGAATCCCACCACGTGATAATGCTTACTCGTGTGCATCCTTTTTTTCAACGCCACACTTTTATCATCCGTCCCATACACCAGCACCCTCGTTTTACTCGAACGATACAGAGATATTACCAAATCATAAACAAGCACAAGCATCACCCGGAACCCGATAAGAACCACCGTTGTTACCAGAAAATCAACAAGAAAACACGCGAAAGTATGGTTATTGAACATCCGGGAAACAACAAGAGAAACTAATCCTAATAAAAGCATCTCCTTAAAAAAGATCGCAACGCCCATCTTCCCGATACTTTTTATAGTGGCATGGCGAATTATATTTTTGTTCACTCCCAACGCCATAAACACGAGAAAACTGATCAAGAACGATCCCACAATGACGAACAAGTAAGCATTCTTTGACAAGTCGACAATAAAATTGTCTACAAAAAGAAGAGCCACGAATGAACTTCCCACGGACAACAAAATGTCCACGAAAAGAACCGTCCAAGAATTAACGTACTTTTTTCTCTCGCACAAACGATCACAAATGGAATGAATGGAGTATCTCATTTATACCAAACGTCAAAAAGGAGCGTCCCCTCCGGTATTAATAGCTGATCCGGCTTAGAAGTACCGTTGAGGGAGACGCTATAACCGGGGGTTGCATCTCCCGGAATCTGAGATTTATATTGTGAATCACGTCTAAATTATTCCTTCTTACCATACAATTTGTCATGGATGGCAAACTCCCGCCTAGCCAAGATACAAAACACCCGGCCGAACAACTCCAAATCGTCACGAGTAGACAAGGCAAAACGTTCTATCATTTCCTCCTCCTCCTGCTTTACACTGACGGCCAACCGAACTCGCTCTTCGGCCAATCGTACCCGTTCCGGTTCCGGCAACTCCATTGCCCCAACAACATCTTCATAAAAACAAAATGTATCCCACCATGCCATCAATCCCTGACGGTCCAAATCACGAATAGAGCCAAGCGCCTCGGAAATCAGGCTACCAGCCAAAACCCCGTTCTCCATTTCACCCGTGAAATAGTAACAATTACATAACAATCGGCAAATATTCGGAGTACGACACGGTAAAACAATTTTGTCACTTCCCCACGGGGTAAGTATGTCATAAGCCGCATCCAACGCCGTGTTTAAGAAATTCAAGTCTGAATATAACTGGTAAGCATCCATCAAATCCACCACGTAACCGGCCCGAACATCTGCAGGGAGGTTTTTGTTTCCAGCCAGAGGCTCTATAAACCGGGCGATCTCACGCACTCGTTCATGAATTTCATACGTCTCCCCGAAACTCTCTTCCAACCAAGGATAGACGCGAACCATCGAGTACACGGACAAGTAACCATGCAAGAATCCTGACAACGCCGGGGAGGGACAACGCCCCATTTCTAACTCACACGACCGTTTATACAATTCGTGAAATAAACCTTTTTCCATTTTTTTGTATCACTCTATTCTTTCAAGAAACGAACTTGGAATATAAGAAGTAGCAATAGAGGCTACCCCATCCAAACGAATAATTACACGTTTATGATTTTTCAAACGTACCAACTCACCTTCCAATCCTTGCAAGGGACCTTTAATAACTCTTACCCGATCACCCCGTTTGATTCCTTTGTTCAAAACCTCCACGCTACCAGTTGAGAAATCCAACAAAAACATGAAATCCTGCATTTGTTTATCCGGAACGATCAGCGAATGGCGTCCCTCAATATCTTTCAAATAAACAATATTCAACGAATGATCATTTATCAAGGAAAAACTTGTTGCCTTATCCGTCCGGATAAATATTAACCCATGAATCAAAAGTACCCGGATCTTTTTACGTCCAACGGGTGTTTCTCGCACCTGTTCTTCCTGGGGCAAAAAATTCTCGATCCCCAGTTCATCCAGCTTTCTTTTGATCAATAATTCCTGATTTACACGGGTATAAGCAGCATACCAGTTTAACTTGTTACACGCAACCATTATTTTTATTCTTTCCCTATTTTCTAGCGAACGATGATTTCCTTTGTCTCTGTAATCCCCGGACACACGAACCGCCCGGACGCGCTTCGCGCACTAACCCTGTCACGGGTCCTGATTTACGGCCATGTGTTCCACGCACTTCACTTTACACAGCAACAATGCATGAAAGCTGTCTGCACGAACGATTCATTTGAATTAAAAAACGATCGTTTAATGATATTAACAAAGCAGATCTGTTAAATTGATAACCTAAAAGTGTAAATATCTAATTACAAGAATCCAAAAAAAATTGACAAATAGATGGTGATATTTAAAATTGATGTATATTTGCAGCGCATTAAACGATCGTTTTTCGATCTTTACAGCATACTAATAAACAACAAATTACCCCCTTTCCCTACCCAAAAATTCTTTACAAAAAACAAATAATATTTTCTTGAAAAAAATTATCCATTTAACACTATATGTTCTCCATAAAGGCATACAAAAGCCACCGTAATAATCTCCTCTCTCCCATCTCACACCCTTTCATCGCCCTTTCATCGCCCATTGTCAATAGAACTACAAGTGCGAATGAACTCCCCTCAAAGACTTACATCAGATTATTACATGATTATTACTATCTTTTTACCAATAATGACATCAAAATAACCACGATGCAAAGGAACG
The window above is part of the Butyricimonas paravirosa genome. Proteins encoded here:
- a CDS encoding UpxY family transcription antiterminator; translation: MVACNKLNWYAAYTRVNQELLIKRKLDELGIENFLPQEEQVRETPVGRKKIRVLLIHGLIFIRTDKATSFSLINDHSLNIVYLKDIEGRHSLIVPDKQMQDFMFLLDFSTGSVEVLNKGIKRGDRVRVIKGPLQGLEGELVRLKNHKRVIIRLDGVASIATSYIPSSFLERIE